Proteins encoded together in one Asterias rubens chromosome 4, eAstRub1.3, whole genome shotgun sequence window:
- the LOC117289324 gene encoding deubiquitinase OTUD6B-like: protein MAEDGSSAEERLLLTHRKEKKELQAQIQALKRSIPKGDKKKKKEVTADIAKLESDLSERQEKELNALQDDVDKGDTTQDNGLSGQLNDLTLENSENTQPGRVSKAQKRRDKKAAKEKQREECGAEDAANLEFSSRRIEEKKIESVLASRGLKVKEISSDGHCLYNAVQHQLGLRGTEVTMQKIRERVADYMRSHIDDFLYFLSKADSDEPYTLDEYESYCRDIETTAAWGGQPEMSAMTSIFKIPIQVIQADSPAVNIGEQFQQDPLVLIYHRHAYGLGEHYNSVIAASTPSNQPESEGL from the exons ATGGCAGAAGACGGGAGTAGCGCTGAAGAAAGACTTCTGCTAACACATCGAAAGGAAAAGAAAGAATTACAAG CTCAGATACAAGCGTTGAAACGTTCCATCCCGAAAGGAgataagaagaaaaagaaagaagtaacGGCAGACATCGCCAAGCTAGAATCAGACCTTAGTGAGAGACAAGAAAAAGAACTAAATGCACTCCAGGATGATGTAGACAAAGGGGATACAACACAG GATAATGGCCTCTCTGGGCAGCTAAATGACTTAACATTAGAGAACAGTGAGAATACTCAGCCTGGACGAGTCAGTAAAGCACAGAAAAGAAga GATAAGAAGGCAGCCAAGGAGAAGCAACGGGAAGAATGTGGCGCTGAAGACGCAGCAAATTTGGAGTTCAGCTCAAGAAGAATAGAAGAGAAAAAGATTGAGAGTGTTTTGGCAAGCAGAGGATTAAAAGTCAAGGAG ATTTCTTCAGATGGACATTGTCTGTACAATGCAGTGCAACATCAGCTTGGTCTGCGTGGAACAGAG GTGACAATGCAGAAAATCAGGGAGCGTGTTGCAGACTACATGAGATCCCATATCGATGATTTCTTGTATTTCTTATCAAAGGCCGACTCAGATGAACCTTACACATTAG ATGAATATGAGAGTTATTGCAGAGATATTGAAACCACAGCAGCCTGGGGTGGACAACCTGAG ATGAGTGCAATGACTAGCATCTTTAAGATACCTATTCAAGTCATCCAAGCAGACAGTCCTGCCGTTAACATTGGTGAGCAGTTTCAACAGGATCCTCTAGTTCTGAT ATACCATCGGCATGCATATGGGCTTGGGGAACATTATAACTCGGTCATTGCTGCTTCAACGCCATCCAATCAACCGGAGAGTGAAGGTTTATAA